In Actinoplanes derwentensis, the following proteins share a genomic window:
- a CDS encoding FtsW/RodA/SpoVE family cell cycle protein: protein MTAPAIPAPAPASTGEMSRIRGWKTRRNAELGLLVFAMGLVAAFGATVEANQFDKINANFWVPAALIGVLFLGLHIVVRFTAPYSDPVLLPSVALINGIGVAFLRRLDIARALSRDLPVPGFFADTSGRQLAWTLLSLVLAAVLLLVLRDHKAITRYAYTLGLIGIVLMMIPAVLPAKYSEVNGAKLWIKFGGAFSIQPGEFAKIALVSFFAYYLVRKREVLSLASHRFLGIDFPRGRDLGPVLTVWLFSLLVLVFEKDLGTALLYFGLFIVTLYVATERSSWLIIGLLLFFGGVYVAYLLGSVVGGPFANFYDRAAVWLDPFSQANYEREGGSSYQLVQGLFGLGTGGMFGTGPGAGSPGRVPEVRNDFIFAGLGEEIGLFGLAALLVIYLLIVERGLHAALAVRDSFGKLVAGGLAFTLGLQIFVILGGITGLIPLTGQTTPFLSSGGSSLMANWLLIAMLLRISDAARRPGNVVADRPGGAPKKAPTQLHGAMTEVIKP, encoded by the coding sequence TTGACCGCGCCCGCCATACCGGCTCCCGCGCCCGCCTCCACGGGCGAGATGTCGCGTATCCGGGGCTGGAAGACGCGCCGTAACGCTGAACTCGGGCTGCTGGTGTTCGCCATGGGCCTAGTCGCCGCTTTCGGGGCGACTGTCGAGGCGAACCAGTTCGACAAGATCAATGCGAACTTCTGGGTCCCGGCCGCGCTGATCGGCGTCCTGTTCCTCGGTCTGCATATCGTCGTCCGGTTCACGGCGCCCTACTCCGACCCGGTGCTGCTGCCGTCGGTGGCGCTGATCAACGGCATCGGAGTGGCGTTCCTGCGCCGCCTGGACATCGCCCGGGCGCTGTCCAGGGATCTGCCGGTGCCGGGGTTCTTCGCCGACACCAGCGGGCGACAGCTCGCCTGGACGCTGCTGTCGCTGGTGCTGGCCGCGGTGCTGCTGCTGGTTCTGCGGGACCACAAGGCCATCACGCGGTACGCGTACACGCTCGGCCTGATCGGCATCGTGCTGATGATGATCCCGGCCGTGCTGCCCGCGAAGTACTCCGAGGTGAACGGCGCCAAGCTGTGGATCAAGTTCGGCGGGGCGTTCTCCATCCAGCCGGGTGAGTTCGCCAAGATCGCACTGGTCTCGTTCTTCGCGTACTACCTGGTCCGCAAGCGCGAAGTGCTGTCCCTGGCCAGCCACCGGTTCCTCGGGATCGACTTCCCGCGCGGCCGGGACCTGGGCCCGGTTCTGACGGTGTGGCTGTTCAGCCTTCTGGTCCTGGTCTTCGAGAAGGACCTCGGCACCGCACTGCTCTACTTCGGGCTCTTCATCGTCACGCTCTACGTGGCGACCGAGCGGTCCAGTTGGCTGATCATCGGTCTGCTGCTGTTCTTCGGCGGCGTCTACGTGGCGTACCTGCTGGGCAGTGTGGTCGGCGGCCCGTTCGCGAACTTCTATGACCGCGCCGCGGTGTGGCTCGACCCGTTCTCCCAGGCGAACTACGAGCGGGAGGGTGGCAGCAGCTACCAGCTCGTTCAGGGCCTGTTCGGGCTCGGCACCGGCGGCATGTTCGGCACCGGACCGGGCGCGGGCTCGCCGGGCCGGGTGCCCGAGGTGCGCAACGACTTCATCTTCGCCGGTCTCGGTGAGGAGATCGGCCTCTTCGGCCTGGCCGCGCTGCTGGTGATCTACCTGCTGATCGTGGAGCGTGGCCTGCACGCCGCCCTGGCGGTCCGGGACTCGTTCGGCAAGCTCGTCGCCGGTGGTCTCGCCTTCACCCTCGGCCTGCAGATCTTCGTCATCCTCGGTGGCATCACCGGGCTGATCCCGCTGACCGGCCAGACCACCCCGTTCCTGTCCTCCGGTGGTTCGTCACTGATGGCGAACTGGCTGTTGATCGCCATGCTGTTGCGGATCTCCGACGCGGCCCGGCGACCGGGGAACGTGGTGGCCGACCGGCCCGGCGGGGCACCCAAGAAAGCACCCACCCAACTGCACGGCGCCATGACGGAGGTGATCAAGCCGTGA